In Felis catus isolate Fca126 chromosome B1, F.catus_Fca126_mat1.0, whole genome shotgun sequence, the sequence ACGTGTCTGGGGCTGGTCCTGAGCTCCGACTGTCCACATGGTTGGAATCCAGTCTGGGAAAACACAGGTTTTGGCGGATGTGCACTTGTTCTATAGAAAGTGAGTCTGTTCCAGGTTACTTTTCCTCCCCCTGCAAcagccaccctgccccccagGTCCATCTGCTGTTGGAACCCAGGGCTCCCTCAGCTGCAGAACCCAGTGGACCTCATTCACCGCAAAACACAGAGCAACCTCCAGGAATCAAGGAAAAAGTGGGAATGGCCAGCTGTGCCACCTCTAAATAGGTCCATTGTCCAGGCATCTTAACCCCTCCACACCTCACCCCTATTCAGCCAGGCAGCTCCTAGGGAATGAGGGAGCCTTTGGCTTTTCTAAAAACAGGAAGCGGGAACTCTGGCCTCACCCAAAGACAGGGCTTGACAAAGGCAGGATGAGTGATGCCAGCACAGGTTCATGTTTATGGAAGGAAATGTAATGAACCTGGTCCTGTCTGGGATGCCAGGATAAGAAAGAGCATTCCAACACGATTCTGACATTGAGGCTTGAAGTTATTTACGGATGAGCAAGAATATTCATTTAGATCTAGACTCACAAGGGGCTaaagaacaaaaaaccaaaagaacaaagaacaaaaaaaacaaccaaaaaataaacatgctctCATTTCTAGACAAGTTTGCAAATACCTCTAAGCTGGCACTCAGTAACAACACTGTTCCACACTACTACAATTGAAGTAACATGtagcttccctcctccctccccccaagcccAACCCACACACAACATCCTTCTCCCTCAGAAAGCCTTACCTCCATTTGGAAAGGCCCCTTCAAATGGCATTATCCCAAGAATGGATTCCAAAATGGCACCCAAGCACCCACGGTGCCCATTCCAGGAGCCCAGCAGCCAGCTCCCAAGCAAAGGGTCTGCCCAGCtcctcacacacactcttccaTCCTAGACCTGAAACATGGTGTCCATTCCCCTCTTTTTATTCAAATAAgggcctttaaaaaatattcacctaAGCCGGGGAATTTTAAGAAGGCAAGAATTTGTTGGCGTACTTCTACTCTCACAGGATTCACATCACGTCTGGCTCTAGTCAGCTGGGTTCCCCAATGGCCCGGCCCAGTGATTCCCTGGAGGAAAATCTCCACTGCGCCCAATTTTTCAGGAGCACCTTATACAACATGGCATTTATCACACATGATTTGCAAGTCCTCAGGCAGGTCTGTGAGAACATGCTCCCGCCAACTGGATCACCGATCCTCAGAAAGAAAAGACTGTACTGTCGGGATGTAAAGCCACTTTAGTGTTCCATGTGCCCAGGAACCAGCCTCAAAAGTCATCAAACAGCAGTCCTCACCTTCCTTCCACCTgccaccccaccctgcctgctTCTCAGTGGCAACCAATCCCAGGTGTCTATCCTGCCACCTTGTCCACACCTGGGAGATGCCATTTCCCTTCTAACTGCTTCGACATTTGCACGCTATCGTGCTCCGCTGCGGGACGTCGACAGAAACATATCCAAAATTCACTGTCACTAGACTCCTTGTACTTACATACTCTGAGGAAAttcttaataaatacttttatttatgacGAAGCGTAATTATTCACCTGTTGGTGACTTCAAAAGGAAAACCACGTCCTATAAGATTTCGTCAAAGAACACAAAACAtcgaccaaaaaacaaaaacaaccaaaaaaaaaaaaaaacctgttacaagaacaaaaaaaggacGAAGCACACAGAACCAGGCACTTCTGgcaaacttgttttctttttgtccctttcccactcccacccgcctcccccccaccttaACAAAACTGGGTGGGCACATTTGCCAGGATCTGTGGGTTTCCTAACTTCAAGCCTTACCGCTTAAAAAAATGAGGTAAGAAATTCCTATCTGAAAAGTAACAGACACACAAACCAAACCAAGGTCTTCCCTGCCCGCTGAGGCAGCCGCAGCCGTTATTGCTCTAGGTTGGAGTGTTTTGTTTGCTCGTAGTAGGTGTATTCGAAGTCCTTATTGCCATTCTAGCTGGCCCCAGGCTGGCCCAGGAGGAGCAAAGGGGGAGGAGCTTGGCCACCTGCTCCCCACGCTGGTCAGTCCCCGCGGGGCCGGCGGGCTCgcggggtgtgggtggggggctcCGAGCGGCCCTAGCAGCTGGGGGACGTGGTGATGGGGCTGTGCAGGTAGGGCAGGCTGCTGGGGGCCGAGTGCACGCCCACCGACACCGGGAAGCTGAAGACAAACTGCGAGGTGGGCGTGGGGGTGGCCTTGCCCCGCTCCCGCAGGGGCCCCGAGGGGCTGGCGGCCTCCACGGCGCAGGACGTGGCCAGCACCTGCGACTCGAACTGCAGCAGCTGCCCCATGAAGCTGAAGTTGGGCGAGATGATGCTCCGCCGCTGCTTGACGAACTCGAAGGCCTCCTCCAGCCTCACCCGCTTCTTCATCATCAGGTAGGCCAGGCAGATGGTGGCCGAGCGCGAGATGCCCGCCTGGCAGTGCACCAGCACCCGGCCGCGGCAGTCCTTCACGGCATCTGGGGCAGAGAGCGCCACGCGGTTAGTGCCCCGCGCGCGGTCCCCAGGCTCCACCAGATGGCAGGTGCGGGAGGcgccaagggggtggggggggaggggcggggaagagTGTTGCGGGAGGGGCACTCCCGGTCCAGGAATAACGTTGGCggcggaggagggggaggaggaagcccaCTGCAAAGGACTCTAGGATTCCTTCCACCCATTCTGGGCTATTTTTTTGAGACTGATCCAAACAAATGCACTAAGCTTGGGAAAAATGCATGGTAAAGCCGGTTAAATCCCAACATACCTTCAAGGATTTCCATGTGCAGGAACAAAAACACTGGCCCAGTTCTCCCTTTATTTGtttcctccccatccccaaaGCCTTATCATCTAGACATCTGGAGCCACGCACGGAAAACGTTATTGCCTAGATAAGCTAACGGCCCGGCTGGGGAGTCTCTCTTCCTATCCCCACCCAACGCAGCATCCAGGCAGTGAGCCTTCCTCAGAGGCACAGGGGAAACGGGCACACCCCGGCGACCGCGCCCCTTCGGTCCCTCCTTCCGCAGGCAAGTACCCGGGTTCCCTCACAACCTCCCGCACTCGGCCTGCACCCTGCACCGCACCACCAGAGCCAACCTACCGATGTACTCAATGGCTTCCATGAACCAGGAGCTGATGTCTGCCTTGTGGTTGTCTTCCACGGGAATGCACTTGTACTGATAGTGGCCTTCAAAGTGGTTCGGGCAATCGGAGGAGACATTCAACAGGGCCGTGATCCCCAGCGCGTCCAGCATGTCCCTCCGGGCAGCGTGGTAGGCACTGCCaaggtagaggaagggaaggatctCCACAGGACCCCCCTGCGCCAGAAAGAGAGGGCAGAGTGCCCCCAACATCGTGAGTGTAAGGCCCCCAGGAAAATGGCCGGGGTGCTTGGGACAGGGCGGGGGGTACCTGGGCGGGGTGGGCTTTCACAGGCCCAGGGGAGAACGCCTGTGGACACAGCCCTTCCGGGTCTCCCCTTAGCCTGCTGGGGCTCCTGGCGGGACACCAGGCCCGGTGGACTTCTCTAGCCTTTACGCTCCGCTCTGCTGTGAGCGGCAAAGCCAGGACAGGTCAAGCCTCGTGGGCCCCACCTGCCGGTTCAagcagccctcctccccctcgATAAATAAAGTGGCAGACACAACACCGGCCTTGCCACACCACTTAGGACACGAATCTACACCTAACTCAGCGCCAGGCTGTCTGTTGTGGGGTCGAGGGACTTATTTCCCTGGGCACATTAGAAACGGATGCTGTTTCGGCCTCACAGACAAGAGGCGGGATCTATGAGGAAATGGGGGCTGCAATTCGTGACGTTTTCTGAGTCAGACCAACTCAAATGGGCTGGGAtctgacagacttgctggatccTATGAATCCACTCCCTCTCCGTCTAAGTGCAAAGGCTGGTAAGACACAGAGCAGCTTAAGCCGGTTTTCTTGGGGGAGGGTTGGCCAACCATTTACGTCCATTGGGCGTTTGCAATTGGCTTGTACACGGCAGGGTGGCCTGGCTCTTTCTACACAGCAGCCCACATGCACTGGCTTCAGCAAGAGGCAAAGTCAGAAAGTTAGGTCTTTGTATGTTTCCAAATGAGGGCaataagagggaaggaaggaacaaatggaCCCTCCCTAACACTGCACCCCAGTACTCGGGGTTCACtccattctccccaaattgagGCACTGGACCCAAAGCCTCTGAAAAGCAGAACTCTGAAAATAAGCCCCCTTGCCCCCGCCTCACCCCCTCCCATTGCCCCTTTCTCCCAGGCTCTGTGCCCGGGTCTACCTGGTCGTGCAGCGGGGTtccacaggagccacagcccaCGTCCAAGGACTCAGCAGTGCTGGGGGGAACAGCAGGTGGGATGGTTGCCAGGGCCTTCGTTTTGGAACAGAATTCTGGGTACTCGGAAGAAAACCTCTCATAGCCACCTGTAAAAGAGAAGGACGTTGGTGTTAATAGAGTCACGAAGCCGGCAAAACCCCAGAAAAGTACTTGAATCTGACTCCTGGACTGAGGAGAACGGCTGGAAGCTGGGAACGGCCGGATCTACATTGACCACCAGGTGGCGCTGTGGGCCCAGAGATCAC encodes:
- the DUSP4 gene encoding dual specificity protein phosphatase 4, which produces MVTVEELREMDCSVLKRLMNREENGGGAGGSGSHGAFGLLSGGKCLLLDCRPFLAHSAGYIRGSVNVRCNTIVRRRAKGSVSLEQILPAEEEVRARLRSGLYSAVIVYDERSPRAESLREDSTVSLVVQALRRNAERTDICLLKGGYERFSSEYPEFCSKTKALATIPPAVPPSTAESLDVGCGSCGTPLHDQGGPVEILPFLYLGSAYHAARRDMLDALGITALLNVSSDCPNHFEGHYQYKCIPVEDNHKADISSWFMEAIEYIDAVKDCRGRVLVHCQAGISRSATICLAYLMMKKRVRLEEAFEFVKQRRSIISPNFSFMGQLLQFESQVLATSCAVEAASPSGPLRERGKATPTPTSQFVFSFPVSVGVHSAPSSLPYLHSPITTSPSC